Proteins from a single region of Geothrix sp. PMB-07:
- a CDS encoding ABC transporter substrate-binding protein, protein MRRLLLLLGLACLAALPLPLTAQMVEESISRDPGPLDFIQGDSYEQWILQSLAGDALVGLSPTGKVVPRLAATWKAQKNGTLVFTLRSDARYTDGSPVRAEDVVWTFQELLQNSKASPTKRAILEGAQVGMDQGHPWIRSSKPAGRLLMELARVPIAQEAHPERGSGPFAFRKEPGAWVFTRRDHFLKPRIEGIRFRLLPDAAGVMAALQKGWLTIGAPAQRRQTEVPPTHRLVTQPMHAQLVTWSRMGVGALQLLERWRQEAFPPQLLALNARPSKGLWPETLGFDSQEITAGTAPPKGPGVLHLLYPAGDESVEKLLLALRERARKDSFDLQLTPVEQGLLADRLQKGDFQLACSMVVFDPHPWAVLEYLEPQGPMNFTGWKHPRLGALLPRLQQPGDAAWNDLQALWAKAPAALPLLDFQSVIWVDRRLQVEPSPMGLYLHTPGAAGWRWVQ, encoded by the coding sequence ATGCGCCGCTTGCTTCTGCTTCTGGGCCTCGCCTGCCTGGCCGCCCTGCCCCTCCCCCTGACCGCCCAAATGGTGGAGGAATCCATTTCCCGCGATCCAGGCCCCCTGGACTTCATCCAGGGCGATAGCTACGAGCAGTGGATCCTGCAATCCCTGGCCGGGGATGCACTGGTTGGGCTGTCCCCCACGGGGAAAGTGGTGCCCCGTCTGGCTGCCACTTGGAAGGCGCAGAAGAACGGAACCCTGGTGTTCACGCTGCGGTCGGACGCCCGCTACACCGACGGCAGCCCGGTGCGCGCCGAGGATGTGGTGTGGACCTTCCAGGAGCTGCTGCAGAATTCCAAGGCCAGTCCCACGAAGCGGGCCATTCTGGAGGGCGCGCAGGTGGGCATGGACCAGGGCCATCCCTGGATCCGCTCCTCCAAACCCGCAGGCCGCCTGCTCATGGAGCTGGCACGCGTCCCCATCGCGCAGGAGGCCCACCCCGAACGAGGTTCCGGCCCCTTCGCGTTCCGGAAAGAACCCGGTGCCTGGGTGTTCACCCGGCGCGATCACTTTCTCAAACCCCGCATCGAAGGCATCCGCTTCCGCCTGCTGCCTGATGCTGCTGGAGTCATGGCCGCCCTCCAGAAAGGCTGGCTGACCATCGGCGCTCCAGCCCAGCGGCGGCAAACGGAAGTGCCTCCGACCCACCGCCTGGTGACCCAACCCATGCACGCCCAGCTGGTGACCTGGAGCCGGATGGGTGTGGGTGCGCTGCAGCTGCTGGAGCGATGGCGGCAGGAGGCCTTCCCGCCCCAATTGCTGGCCCTCAACGCCCGACCCAGCAAGGGCCTGTGGCCCGAAACGCTGGGCTTCGACAGCCAGGAGATCACCGCGGGCACCGCCCCGCCCAAGGGTCCAGGCGTGCTCCACCTGCTGTACCCCGCCGGGGACGAATCCGTGGAAAAGCTGCTCCTGGCCCTGCGAGAGCGGGCCCGAAAAGACAGCTTTGACCTGCAGCTGACGCCGGTCGAACAGGGACTCCTTGCGGATCGCCTTCAGAAGGGGGATTTCCAGCTGGCCTGCTCCATGGTGGTGTTCGATCCCCACCCCTGGGCAGTGCTGGAATACCTGGAGCCGCAGGGCCCCATGAACTTCACCGGGTGGAAGCACCCGCGGCTGGGGGCTCTGCTCCCCAGGCTGCAGCAACCCGGCGATGCGGCCTGGAACGACCTTCAAGCTCTCTGGGCCAAGGCGCCAGCGGCCCTGCCCCTGCTGGATTTCCAGAGCGTCATCTGGGTGGATCGCCGCCTCCAGGTGGAGCCCAGCCCTATGGGCCTGTACCTGCACACCCCAGGAGCCGCCGGGTGGCGTTGGGTTCAGTAG
- a CDS encoding ABC transporter ATP-binding protein — protein MARHRRTLYWGLAATIWCSVAASVVPYWSGRAVNALERQDWHGSRVFLAWMLGFTLAAGIGRYLMRNTLIGLSREVEREQRESLYSFLLGRPFAFYERQRVGDLMSRLGDDVGTVRMATGPGLMSFLQVLSILPVTLGLMFHTSWRLTLAVMLPFCFLALGFYIIGKWSHMVQQKLQLAFSALTTFSHETISGERVVQAFGLEAARVAQFGALSRRHAMLSMKQSVIFSAYAPLSALISGVSLLVLVAYGGSLVVRHALTLGDLTAFTGFLVALAWPMMSMGWSANLFQRAKAGQERLDQLLNSPEPSLPPAESITLPEVPAALRLEQLSHRFETGRGLGPLDLSLAPGDSLAVVGGIGSGKTLLLQVLAGLREPQAGRMLVDGESLSEKTIRRHWAGLGWVPQEAFLFSDTLRTNLAMGRPEATEEEIWEIARVVAMDELIRRLPEGLDTIVGERGVILSGGERQRTALARALLRRPRLLLLDDALSAVDAETESRILENLRGFLGTSTLVLATHRVFVAETCARVLVLEEGLPIQLGTPEELAAQASLFARLKRLQSLERELVRGA, from the coding sequence ATGGCCCGCCACCGGCGGACCTTGTACTGGGGGCTGGCGGCCACCATCTGGTGCAGCGTGGCGGCTTCGGTGGTGCCCTACTGGTCAGGCCGGGCCGTGAACGCCCTGGAGCGACAGGATTGGCATGGCTCGAGGGTCTTCCTGGCCTGGATGCTGGGCTTTACGCTGGCGGCGGGCATCGGGCGCTACCTCATGCGGAACACCCTCATCGGCCTCAGCCGGGAGGTGGAACGGGAGCAGCGCGAATCCCTCTACAGCTTTCTGTTGGGCCGCCCGTTCGCCTTCTACGAGCGGCAGCGGGTGGGCGACCTCATGTCTCGCCTGGGCGATGATGTCGGCACCGTGCGCATGGCCACCGGCCCCGGCCTCATGAGCTTCCTGCAGGTGCTGTCCATCCTGCCCGTGACGCTCGGCCTCATGTTCCACACCAGCTGGCGCCTCACCTTGGCGGTGATGCTGCCCTTCTGTTTTCTGGCCCTGGGTTTCTACATCATCGGCAAGTGGAGCCACATGGTGCAGCAGAAGCTGCAGCTAGCCTTCTCGGCCCTGACCACCTTCAGCCACGAGACCATCAGCGGTGAGCGGGTGGTGCAGGCCTTCGGGCTGGAGGCGGCCCGCGTGGCGCAGTTCGGCGCCCTGAGCCGCCGCCACGCCATGCTCAGCATGAAACAGTCGGTGATCTTCAGCGCCTACGCCCCGCTCTCGGCGCTCATCAGCGGCGTGTCCCTGCTGGTGCTGGTGGCCTATGGCGGCAGCCTGGTGGTGCGCCATGCCCTGACCCTGGGCGATCTCACGGCCTTCACCGGCTTTCTGGTGGCCCTGGCCTGGCCCATGATGAGCATGGGGTGGTCCGCCAACCTGTTCCAGCGCGCCAAGGCCGGGCAGGAGCGCCTGGATCAGTTGCTGAACAGCCCAGAGCCCTCATTGCCACCCGCTGAGAGCATTACCTTGCCAGAGGTTCCCGCCGCCCTGAGGCTGGAGCAACTGAGCCACCGTTTTGAAACCGGCCGCGGCCTGGGGCCCCTGGATCTCAGCCTGGCGCCTGGCGACAGCCTGGCGGTGGTGGGCGGCATTGGTTCGGGCAAGACCTTGCTCCTGCAGGTGCTGGCGGGCCTGCGTGAGCCCCAGGCGGGGCGCATGCTGGTGGATGGCGAGTCCCTGTCGGAGAAGACCATCCGCCGCCACTGGGCGGGGCTGGGCTGGGTGCCGCAGGAAGCCTTCCTGTTCTCGGACACGCTGCGGACGAATCTGGCCATGGGCCGGCCCGAGGCCACCGAAGAGGAAATCTGGGAGATCGCCCGGGTGGTGGCCATGGACGAATTGATCCGCCGCCTGCCCGAGGGGTTGGACACCATCGTGGGAGAGCGGGGCGTGATCCTCAGTGGCGGCGAACGCCAGCGCACGGCCCTGGCGCGCGCCCTGCTGCGCCGTCCGCGTCTGCTGCTGCTGGACGATGCGCTGTCTGCGGTGGATGCCGAAACCGAAAGCCGCATCCTGGAGAACCTGCGGGGCTTCCTGGGCACCTCTACCCTGGTGCTGGCGACCCATCGCGTGTTCGTGGCCGAAACCTGCGCCCGGGTGCTGGTGCTGGAAGAAGGGCTCCCCATCCAACTCGGCACACCGGAAGAACTGGCCGCGCAAGCCAGTCTCTTCGCCCGGCTCAAGCGCCTTCAGAGCCTGGAGCGGGAGCTGGTGCGGGGAGCCTGA
- a CDS encoding GspE/PulE family protein: protein MSTTPQQVPTDTVAPGDKTLTDFRPVRDLYPTLDLTREPVDFALFQALPLDLMLKHHFVPVQEREGVLWLAMADPLDIPTQDMLRLRLKRPLRFAGAPLAQIQEVLKKSESGQKVMDEAGEALKIQVLHEEDLDDEVLDLERLTDKDEAPIVRLVDTTIFNALQRRASDIHLETTSTGFQIKYRIDGSLYPAAEPIDRRFASPIISRVKVMSELDIAEKRKPQDGRFKLKVRGRAIDFRVSIMPTIHGEDAVIRILDKENLTEEFQALSLEILGFSDHELKRLRRFAHEPYGMFLVTGPTGSGKTTTLYAVLSEIKAPEDKIITIEDPVEYQLEGVTQIPVNEKKGLTFALGLRSILRHDPDKILVGEIRDPETAQIAIQSALTGHLVFTTVHANNVLDVLGRFQHMGVEVYNFVSSLNCILAQRLVRVLCPKCKRPAPKPTPQELEENGVDEAWLRTATLFDRVGCVDCHGTGFRGRQAIIEFMGLNDEIRELLIQRAPVREVKAAARRHGMQFLRESAIEKVRMGITTFAEINKVTFREGA from the coding sequence ATGTCCACCACACCTCAGCAGGTCCCCACGGATACCGTTGCCCCCGGCGACAAGACGCTGACCGATTTCCGCCCGGTCCGCGATCTTTACCCGACCCTGGACCTCACCCGGGAGCCGGTGGATTTCGCCCTGTTCCAGGCCCTGCCCCTCGATTTGATGCTCAAACACCATTTCGTACCCGTGCAGGAGCGCGAAGGTGTGCTTTGGCTGGCCATGGCCGATCCTTTGGACATCCCCACCCAGGACATGCTGCGCCTGCGGCTCAAGCGCCCCCTCCGCTTTGCGGGCGCCCCCCTGGCCCAGATCCAGGAAGTGCTCAAGAAATCCGAAAGCGGCCAGAAGGTCATGGATGAAGCTGGCGAAGCCCTGAAGATTCAAGTGCTGCACGAGGAAGACCTGGACGACGAGGTGCTGGATCTGGAGCGCCTTACGGACAAGGATGAGGCGCCCATCGTGCGCCTGGTGGACACCACCATCTTCAACGCCCTGCAGCGGCGCGCCTCCGACATCCACCTGGAGACCACCTCCACGGGCTTTCAGATCAAGTACCGCATTGATGGCAGCCTTTACCCCGCCGCCGAGCCCATCGACCGGCGTTTTGCTTCGCCCATCATCAGCCGCGTAAAGGTGATGTCTGAACTCGACATCGCCGAGAAGCGCAAGCCGCAGGACGGCCGATTCAAACTCAAGGTGCGCGGCCGGGCCATCGACTTCCGCGTGAGCATCATGCCCACCATCCACGGCGAAGACGCCGTCATCCGCATCCTGGACAAGGAGAACCTCACGGAGGAATTCCAGGCCCTCAGCCTGGAGATCCTCGGCTTCTCCGACCACGAGCTCAAGCGCCTGCGCCGCTTCGCCCACGAGCCCTACGGCATGTTCCTGGTAACGGGCCCCACGGGATCGGGCAAGACCACCACCCTTTACGCCGTGCTCAGCGAAATCAAGGCGCCGGAAGACAAGATCATCACCATCGAGGATCCGGTCGAATACCAGCTCGAAGGCGTCACCCAGATCCCCGTGAATGAGAAGAAGGGCCTCACCTTCGCCCTGGGCCTGCGCTCCATCCTCCGCCACGACCCCGACAAGATCCTCGTGGGTGAGATCCGCGACCCCGAGACCGCCCAGATCGCCATCCAGTCGGCCCTCACGGGCCACCTGGTCTTCACCACCGTCCACGCCAACAACGTGCTGGACGTGCTGGGCCGCTTCCAGCACATGGGCGTCGAAGTCTACAACTTCGTGTCGTCACTCAACTGCATCCTGGCTCAGCGCCTGGTGCGCGTGCTCTGCCCCAAGTGCAAGCGCCCGGCGCCGAAACCCACCCCCCAGGAACTGGAGGAGAACGGCGTCGACGAAGCCTGGCTGCGCACCGCCACCCTCTTCGACCGCGTGGGTTGCGTGGACTGCCACGGCACCGGCTTCCGGGGCCGCCAGGCCATCATCGAGTTCATGGGCCTCAACGATGAGATCCGCGAGCTGCTCATCCAGCGTGCCCCCGTGCGCGAGGTGAAGGCCGCCGCCCGCCGCCATGGCATGCAATTCCTGCGGGAAAGCGCCATCGAGAAGGTGCGCATGGGCATCACCACCTTTGCCGAGATCAACAAGGTGACCTTCCGCGAAGGGGCCTAG